The bacterium genome segment GAGAGCCAGGCCCGCATCTCTCCGTTCGACCGCGGCTTCCTCTGGGGGGACGGGGTGTATGAAATCACCCCCTGCTTCGGGCGCAAGCTCTACCGCCTCGAGGATCACATCGACCGCCTCTACCGCTCGCTCCGCTATGTTCGGATCGATCCCGGGATCAGTCCCGAGGAGATGAAGCAGGCCACCCTCGCGACGCTCGAGACCAACCTGTGCCGGACGGAGGAGGAGGGCATGTACCGCGTGGGCCACTGGGTGACCCGCGGGGTGGATGATCCTTCGATGGCGGCCCGCGAGAGCGCCGGCGCGACCGTGCTCATCTTCTGGCGCCCGGTGGATGTCGAGAGATTTGCGAAAAACTACCGCGAGGGCGTCAAGCTGGCGGTCACGGCCACGCGGCGGAACCCGCCCGAGTGCGTCGAGACGCGCGCCAAGGTGACGAGCAAGATGAACCAGATCCTGGCCGAGCTCGACGCCGCCGCCTCGGGGGCGCTTTCCCTGATGCTGGATATTCACGGAAACGTGGCCGAGAACTCGGTGGCGAACATCTTCATCGTGCGCGATGGTGTGCTCTGGACGCCGCCCGAGCGGAACATCCTCGAGGGGGTGACCCGCAAGGCGGTGTTCGAGCTGGCCGAGCGGCTGGGCATTCCGCTCGAGGAGCGGAATTTTACGATGTATGACGTGGCGCAGGCGGAGGAGTATTTTCTGACCTCGAGCGCCATATGCGCCATGCCGGTGCGGTCGGTGGACAGCTTTCATCCGAAAAAAGAGGTGCCGGGGCCGGTGACCCGGAAACTGATCGAGGCTTTTGTGAAAGAGACCGGATACGATTTCCGGCAGACGCCCGCCCGGACCGGCCAGGCGGCCAAAGCGTGAGGGCGCCGGGTTCGGGCGATGTGTTTGCAGGACCGCCTTTACCTTTAGAGGTTTGAAGATGCCGTATTATCTGACCCGTGAGAGTCTCGGGCGGCTTCGAGAAAAAGTGGGCGCCATTCAGATGCGCCTGAAGATCGAGGTGGCCCAGGAACTTGCCAAAGCGGCCGCTTTTAAGGACTTGAGCGAGAACGCCGAGTGGGACGCTGCCCTCGAGCTTCAAGCGAACCTGAAGCACGAAGCCAGCAAGATTCTCGAAAAACTCCAGGATCCCGCCCTCATCGAGGAACTTTCGATTGACGGCAGCCGCGTCACGATCGGCACCCAGGTGACCCTCTTCGATCTGGATCGGAATGAGGAACTCACCTACAAGATTCTGGGGGAGGAGGAAAGCGATCTTCGCAACGGCATCATCGCCTTCGCCGCGCCGCTTGCCCGCGGGCTGCTCCAGAAGGAAGAGGGGGACAAAGTTTCCATCCAGCTTCCGGGTGGCGTCCGCTCTTTCGAGATCCTCTCCGTCGAAAAGATCGACTTCAAGAACAACACGCCCTAGGCGGCCCCCGGGTTTTTCCCGCATCCCGCTATTCGATGGGATCGGGTGCGACCGGGACGCAGGCCTCGGTGCGGAGGTCCGCCTCGGCGGCATCGCGCGGATCGATCAGGTAGCGCTCGAGGAGGGGACCCTCCCGCCTTCGGAAGCCGCTGTGGGGCAGCCATTTTTCGAGTATTTCCACAAAAGTTTCCCGCAGGCGGTCGTACCCGCCCTCGTGGATGGCGGCGGCGTACCAGCCCGTCTCCGTCGTTCGCTCACGGAGTCCATCGGCGATCGGCTGTCCCGGCAGAAGGGGCCAGCACGCCTCGTAGCCCTCACCCTCATACAGAAGGCCGAAAGCCGGGCCCGCCGCCGGTGTGCCCGCGCACCGGGTGTAGAGGCGGCCCCAGATGAGCCCCGTCTTCTCCGGCGAGGGCGCCTCATCGAGCCGAAGGGCGGCGCTTCGCAGCGCTTCGATCTCTCGAACGTTCACTTTCATCGGGGTGTTTTCATCCAAAAGGGATTCAGGGTTTCACCGCCCTTCGCGGTTATCCAGCGCGTTTTGAAGAATCCGGTGGGCCAGCTGGGCGCAGTGGCGTTTGTGAGCCGGCAGCCCGCCCACGCTCGCGGCGATCTTCTCGTGCGTCAGACCGCGGAGCTCCGCCGCCGTCTTGCCGACGACCTCGTCCGTCAGGGAACTCATCGCCGCCGTGATGGCGCCGCACCCGAGGATTTCCATCTTGGCGTCGGCGACGCGCTCCCCCTCGAACTTGAGATAGAGCTTCACCTCATCCCCGCAGGAGGGGTTCGTGCCCTCCCCGACGGCGTCCGCATCTTCGATGACGCCGATGTTGTGCGGGTCGGCGATGTGCCGGAGCACGGTTTCGTTGTAGTGGCGGTCGGTCTTGGCCATGGCGTTCTGCCCTAGGAAGTGGCCCGCTCCTTCGGGGCGCTGGCCCGGACCCGGGAGACCGCCTCCGGCAGTACCCGCAGAAGCGCATCAACGTCCGCGTCCGAGTTTCCCCAGCCCAGGCTGAACCGGAGGGAGCCCTGAATCCGTTCCTTGGGAAGATTCATGGCGAGAAGAACGTGGCTGGGCTCGGTCGAGCCCGCGCTGCAGGCCGAGCCCGTGCTCACGGCGATCCCCTCGAGGTCCAGCCGGATGAGCAAGGTCTCGCCTTGGGCCCCGAGAAAGCTCAGGTTGACGGTTCCCGGAAGGCGGTGTTCGGGATGGCTGTTCACCACCACATCCGGGATCCGCTCGCAGACCTCGTTTTCGAGCCGATCGCGCAGGCGCCGGATATGCGCACGGGCCGCCTCCCCCTCCTCCCGGGCGAGGCGGCAGGCCGCCCCCATGCCCGCGATGCCGGCGACGTTTTCGGTCCCGGAGCGGAGATCGTTTTCCTGGCCGCCGCCAGTGATGAGGGGCGGGAGAATGGTCCCCCGCCGCATATAGAGAAAGCCCGTTCCCTTCGGTCCGTTGATCTTGTGGGCG includes the following:
- a CDS encoding aminotransferase class IV; the encoded protein is MPGERFLYLNGEIIEESQARISPFDRGFLWGDGVYEITPCFGRKLYRLEDHIDRLYRSLRYVRIDPGISPEEMKQATLATLETNLCRTEEEGMYRVGHWVTRGVDDPSMAARESAGATVLIFWRPVDVERFAKNYREGVKLAVTATRRNPPECVETRAKVTSKMNQILAELDAAASGALSLMLDIHGNVAENSVANIFIVRDGVLWTPPERNILEGVTRKAVFELAERLGIPLEERNFTMYDVAQAEEYFLTSSAICAMPVRSVDSFHPKKEVPGPVTRKLIEAFVKETGYDFRQTPARTGQAAKA
- a CDS encoding GreA/GreB family elongation factor; translated protein: MPYYLTRESLGRLREKVGAIQMRLKIEVAQELAKAAAFKDLSENAEWDAALELQANLKHEASKILEKLQDPALIEELSIDGSRVTIGTQVTLFDLDRNEELTYKILGEEESDLRNGIIAFAAPLARGLLQKEEGDKVSIQLPGGVRSFEILSVEKIDFKNNTP
- a CDS encoding GyrI-like domain-containing protein, coding for MKVNVREIEALRSAALRLDEAPSPEKTGLIWGRLYTRCAGTPAAGPAFGLLYEGEGYEACWPLLPGQPIADGLRERTTETGWYAAAIHEGGYDRLRETFVEILEKWLPHSGFRRREGPLLERYLIDPRDAAEADLRTEACVPVAPDPIE
- a CDS encoding iron-sulfur cluster assembly scaffold protein, encoding MAKTDRHYNETVLRHIADPHNIGVIEDADAVGEGTNPSCGDEVKLYLKFEGERVADAKMEILGCGAITAAMSSLTDEVVGKTAAELRGLTHEKIAASVGGLPAHKRHCAQLAHRILQNALDNREGR